A window of Micromonospora sp. WMMC415 genomic DNA:
GCGCACGCGGGCCTGCTGGCCGGGCTGGGGCTGGTGGCGGCGGTGCTGCTCACCGCCACCCCCCGGCTGGTCAACCACTACGCCGACCGGGCGCTGCGCGCGGACGTCGCCGCCGAGCCGTACCTGGTCCGCGATCTGTCGATCGTCACCACCACGCTGCCGGACAGCTCGTTCGCCGCCGCCGCCGGTGAGCGCGACCTGAACCGGTACGCGGCCGCCCTGCCGCAGCCGCTACCCCGGCTGGTCGGCCCGAGCTGGTACTTCGCCGCGTTCAACCCCGACCGCCTGATCGCGACCGGCGACAGCCCCCCGATGAACGGCGGCGCCCCCAAACAGATCGGCCTGTACGCCCAGACCGGCCTGCAGGAGGCCGCGGTGCTGCGGGCCGGGCGGTGGCCCGCCTCCACCCGCGGGCAGGCCCAGGTCGCCGTCTCCGAACCGGTCGCCGAGCTGCTCGCCCTGCGGCCCGGCACGCCGATCCGGTTCACCGGCTCCCGGGGCGGTACACCCGCCCAGGCCGTGGTGTCCGGAGTCTTCGCCGCCCGCGACGGCAGCGACCCGGCCTGGGAAGGTCTGAAGCTGGCCCTGGACCCGGTGGCGCCACAGAACGACGGTGATCCGTACCTGGCCGTCGCGGTCACCGACTGGGCCGGCATCGACGCCGTGGCCAGGCAGAACACCACCGAGGTGAGCTACGGCTGGCGGTACCGGATCGACGAGCGGCGGTTGGACGCGTCCGACCTCCCGGCGGTCATCTCGGCCGTGGGCCAGGCCCGGCGCACCGAGTTCGAGCGGTCCAGCGCCGTGGCCACCTCGCTGGACGTGGTACTGACCCGGTTCACCGAGCAGCTGCGTTCGGCGCGGGGGCTGCTCGCCGTCGTGCAGGCCGGCCTGGTGGCCAGCCTGCTGGGGCTCATCGTCCTGGCGGCCCGGCTCGCGGTGCAACGCCGCCACGACGAGTTGGCGCTGCTGCGTGCCCGCGGCGCCGCGCTGGCCGGCATCGGCGGCTGGACCCTGGCCGAGGCGGTGCTCGTGCAACCCGTCGCGGTGCTGGCCGGCGTCCTCGTCGGCGCCCAGGTGCCGGGCCGGGCCGACGGCGTCACCTGGCCGCTTCTGCTGCTGCTGGCGCTGCTCACCGCCGGGGTGGTGCCGGTGCTGGCGATGGCCGGGCACCGGCGGATCGGCGTCGTCGCCGCGCGTAAGGACCTGACCCGGGCCCGGCCGTCGGCGCGGCGGTTGACGGTGGAGGCGACCGTGCTGCTGGTGGCGGTGGCCGGGGTGCTGCTGCTGCGTCGCCGCGGGCTCATCGCCGCCGACGGCGTGGACGCCTACCTGTCCTCGGTGCCGGTGCTGGTGGCGGTCGCCGCGGCGCTGGTCGCGCTGCGGGTGCTGCCGTGGCCGCTGCGGCTGGTGGATCGGGTGGCCGCACGGGCCCGCGGTGCCCTGCTGTTCCTCGGGGCGGCGCGCGCCGGCCGGGGCGCGCCGGTGACCCTCGGACCGCTCGCGGTGCTGATCGTCGCGGTGAGCACCGGGGTGTTCGGAGCGGTGGTGGCCACCACCGTGGACGAGGCACGGGACCGGGCCAGCACCCTGACCGTGCCGGGCGACGCGTGGCTGACCGGGTACGCCTTCGCGCCGGACAGCGCCGAGCGGCTGGCTCGCGTGTCCGGTGTGGAGGAGGTGGCGCGGGTGTGGGCGGAGTCCAACCGGCGGGTGCTCTCGGACGCCGGCCCGCGGGCACGGCTGCTCGGCCAGGCCCGGGTGCTGGTGGTCGACGCGCCCGCGTTCGCCCGGGTGGCGCAGCGCAGCGGCGTTGACGTCGACGTGCCCGCCGCGCTGCGCGCCGCCGCACGCGGCGACGGGCCGGTGCCGGCGGTGGTCTCCCCGCAGGTCGCGAAGCTGCTCGCCGGCGGCGGGGCGGCCGACGTGCAGAACCGGCTCTACGAGTTCAGCGTCGCCGCCGTGGCGGAGCAGTTCCCCGGGGTGGGGCTGGGCAGCGAACGGTTCGTGGTCCTGCCGTGGCAGGCGTTGCCCGAGTACGCGGCCACCCCGATCGTTCCCAACCGGTATCTGATCGCCGGGACGGACATCGACGTGTCCCGGCTGGTGCAGGTCGCCGACGACGAGCAGCGATCCTGGCAGGCGGCGGTGCTCGGCGCCGAGGTGAACCGGCCGGAGCTGCCGGCGCGGCTGCAGACCTGGGAGGCGTACCGGGAAGGGCTGGACCGCACCGGCGCCAACGAGGTGCTCACCTTGGCGTTCGCGGCGGGCGCGGCCGGCGGCACCGCGCTGGCGCTGCTCGCGGTCGGGTTCGCGGTGGTCGCCGACGCCGCGGGCCGGGGCCGGGTGCTGTCCCGGCTGCGCACGATGGGGCTGTCCGGTGCTCAGGGGCGGCGGCTGCTGGTGTACGAACTCGTGCCGCTGGTGGTCGTCGCGGCGGTGGCCGGAGCGACGGTCGGGGTGGCGCTGCCGCGACTGCTCGGGGATTCCCTCGGGCTGTCGGCGTTCACCCCCGGGGTGGCCGTGCGGGACCACCTGGACCCGCTGGTGGTGGGCGGGGTGCTGGCCCTGGTGGCGGTCGGCCTGCTGGCCGGGCTGGCCGTGGAGAATCTGGCGAACCGCCGGATGCGTCTCGGTGAGGTGCTCCGGGTGGGAGAGGAGAACTCATGACTGCGGTCGAGGAGAAGGCACCGGACCTCGCGACGCTGCAACGGCGGGCGGCGGAACGCGCCGCCGCCCGCGCCGGTGGCGCCGACCGGCTGCGCGGGCACATCGTCTGCGACGGGCTGGTCCGCATCTTCACCACCGAGGGCGTCGAGGTCGTCGCGTTGCAGGGGCTGGACCTGGTGGTCGACCGGGGCGAGCTGGTCGCCATCGTCGGCGCGTCCGGGTCGGGCAAGTCGACCGTGCTGAACATCCTGTCCGGGCTGGACGTGCCGACCGCCGGCATCGCCCGCGTCGCCGGCTACGACCTGCTCACCATGTCGGCGAAGAAGCGGCTGCGCTACCGCCGCCACACCGTCGGGTTCGTGTGGCAGCAGACCGGACGCAACCT
This region includes:
- a CDS encoding ABC transporter permease, giving the protein MAGRVVRRLRVLAAHAGLLAGLGLVAAVLLTATPRLVNHYADRALRADVAAEPYLVRDLSIVTTTLPDSSFAAAAGERDLNRYAAALPQPLPRLVGPSWYFAAFNPDRLIATGDSPPMNGGAPKQIGLYAQTGLQEAAVLRAGRWPASTRGQAQVAVSEPVAELLALRPGTPIRFTGSRGGTPAQAVVSGVFAARDGSDPAWEGLKLALDPVAPQNDGDPYLAVAVTDWAGIDAVARQNTTEVSYGWRYRIDERRLDASDLPAVISAVGQARRTEFERSSAVATSLDVVLTRFTEQLRSARGLLAVVQAGLVASLLGLIVLAARLAVQRRHDELALLRARGAALAGIGGWTLAEAVLVQPVAVLAGVLVGAQVPGRADGVTWPLLLLLALLTAGVVPVLAMAGHRRIGVVAARKDLTRARPSARRLTVEATVLLVAVAGVLLLRRRGLIAADGVDAYLSSVPVLVAVAAALVALRVLPWPLRLVDRVAARARGALLFLGAARAGRGAPVTLGPLAVLIVAVSTGVFGAVVATTVDEARDRASTLTVPGDAWLTGYAFAPDSAERLARVSGVEEVARVWAESNRRVLSDAGPRARLLGQARVLVVDAPAFARVAQRSGVDVDVPAALRAAARGDGPVPAVVSPQVAKLLAGGGAADVQNRLYEFSVAAVAEQFPGVGLGSERFVVLPWQALPEYAATPIVPNRYLIAGTDIDVSRLVQVADDEQRSWQAAVLGAEVNRPELPARLQTWEAYREGLDRTGANEVLTLAFAAGAAGGTALALLAVGFAVVADAAGRGRVLSRLRTMGLSGAQGRRLLVYELVPLVVVAAVAGATVGVALPRLLGDSLGLSAFTPGVAVRDHLDPLVVGGVLALVAVGLLAGLAVENLANRRMRLGEVLRVGEENS